The sequence below is a genomic window from Anaerobranca californiensis DSM 14826.
GGGAATTGAACCAAATAATCCTACTGTATAAGGATGTTTAGGATTGGTATATAAGTCTTCAATTGAAGCAGACTCAATAATTTCACCGGCATACATAATGGCAACTTTATCACATACTTCTGCAACAACACCTAAGTCGTGGGTTATCAAAATCATTGAAGTATTAAATTCTTCTTTAAGTTTTTTCATCATTTCTAAAACTTGAGCTTGAATAGTTACATCTAAAGCAGTAGTTGGTTCATCGGCAATAAGGAGTTGAGGATTACATGCTAGGGCAATGGCTATTACTACCCTTTGTTTCATACCACCGGAAAACTCGTGGGGATAGTTGGAATGTCTTACTCCAGGTATACCAACAAGTTCCAACATCTCCTTAGCTTTTTCTAAAGCTTCTTTGTCATTTAATTTTTGGTGAATTTGAATTACCTCTGCAATCTGCTCCCCTACTGTCATAACTGGGTTTAAAGAAGTCATAGGGTCTTGGAAAATCATTGAAATTTTGTTACCCCTGATTTTCCTCATTTCTTCTTCAGAAAGCTCTAATAAGTCCTTGCCTTCAAAAATTATCCTTCCCCCCAATATTTTCCCTGGAGGATTGGGTACCAATCGCATTATACCTAAAGCGGTGGTTGTTTTACCAGCTCCTGTTTCACCAACTAAACCCAATGTTTCTCCACTGTTTAGTTGAATATCTATACCATTAACAGCTTTAACCGTTCCATCTTCGGTAATATAGTGGATTGTTAAATTTTTAATATCCAACAGTCTTTCCTTCATTTTTTCCACTCCCTTCTTCCACAATTTCTACTGCTTTAACTTAGGATCTAAGGCATCCCTTAAACCATCACCTAATAGGTTTAAAGCTAAAATTGTTATCATAATAGTTAATCCTGGGAAGGTAGTTACATGCCATGCATCCCTTAGATATGCTCTACCCCCTGCCAGCATAGCACCCCATTCTGGGGCTGGTTCTTGAATACCTAAACCGATAAAACTCAAACCTGCAGTAGATAATATAGCACCGGCAACTCCTAAAGTACCTTGTACAATAACTGGAGCTAAAGCATTTGGTATAATATGCTTTGAAATAATTTTAAAGTCATTGGCACCAATAGCTTTGGCAGCTTCTACAAATTCTTGTTCCCTTATCGATAATACCGAAGCCCTTACAATCCTGGCATAAGAAGGAACTGAAGAAATACCTATGGCCAACATCAAGTTAAAAAGACTAGAACCTAAAGCTGAAACAATGGCAATAGCCAATAATATGCTGGGAATGGCCAGGAAAATATCCATAGCCCTCATTATGAAGTTATCAATCCTTCCACCGTAATAACCGGCAATAGCACCTAAAGAACCTCCGATAAAAATAGCAATACCTACTGCTACAATCCCTACTTGTAGTGACACTCTAGCACCATGGATAAGTCTAGCAAAAATATCCCTTCCAAACTCATCGGTTCCAAGCCAATTCCCTCTACTAGGACCTTGTAACCTATTACTAAGATTTTGCTTTATCGCCACTTCTTCATAAGGTGCGATAACTTCTGCAAAAATAGCCAATAAAATTATTGTTAATAATATAGCAAGACCTAACATAGCCATTTTATTTTTAGCCATTCTTCTAACAACTTCTGCCCAAAGGCTTCTTTTTTTAGTTTTTTTGCCATTACCATTGAGGGTGCCAACTATTACATTATCCTTCAAATCCTTCATCCTTCAAACCTCCTTCTTCATCAAGTTAACTACTTATACTGAGACTTAATTCTCGGGTCTACAAAGGCATAAAGGATATCAACTGCTAAGTTGACGATACTAAAGGTTACAGCAATAAAAACAACACAGGCTTGTACCATTGGGGTATCCTTTTGCCTAATAGCTTCTACTAACAATCTACCGATACCTGGCCACGAAAATACCGTTTCTGTTAAAACCGCTCCACCTAATAAATAACCAAATTGTAAGCCTACTACTGTAATTATAGGAATAAGGGCATTTTTAAGGGCATGTTTTAAAATGACTTTATTTTCAGCAACCCCTTTAGCCCTAGCGGTTCTGATATAATCTTGGCGTATAACTTCTAACATTGAAGAACGGGTCATCCTAGTAATAATAGCTGCAGCACTGGTCCCTAAAGTAAGGGCTGGTAAAATAATGTGCTGAAAACTTCCATAACCACTTGATGGCAACCATCTTAAACTAACTGCAAAAATTAGTATTAACATAAGTCCTTGCCAGAAATTAGGCATAGAAACACCTAATAGAGCAAAAAACATACTTACACTATCAAAAATGGAATATTGTCTTGTTGCAGAAATTATACCTACAGGGATACCGATGATAACAGCGATTAATACACCAAAAGTAGCTAATTGTAATGTTGCAGGAAATCTATTAATTATTTCTATTGATACTTCCCTTTTAGAAATATATGATCTACCAAAATTTCCCCTTGCAGCATTACCGACAAACCTAAAATACTGTACTAAAAAAGGGTCATTTAATCCCATTTCTTCCCTTAAAGCTTCTACAGCCGCCTCAGGAGCTTTCTCTCCTAACATCATTTGGGCTGGGTCCCCTGGTGTCATATACATAATTGTAAATACAATAAATGTTACACCAAGGATTACTGGTATCAACATCAACAGCCTCTTCAATATATACTTAACCATGTTACTCCTCCTTCCAGTGATTGCTTTTTCCCCTTTAAAATGGTAAATACCCAATTATAAATTTTCTCAAATTTCACCTAAAACACTACTAGAGTGAGACCTAAAAGGTCTCACTCTAGTGTTTAAATTTTTTAAATACTACTTACTTACACCGAATAAGCTATGGTGACCTGCTGGATGCAGTTTGAAACCTTGAACCTTTTTATTCAAACCAACATTTTGAGTTGAATAATAAAGTAAGGCAACTGGGGCTTCTTCAACGATGATTTCTTGGGCTTCATGATACAGCCTTTCCCTTTCCTCAAAGTCAATAGATACCCTAGCCTGTTCAAGTAGCTCGTCTACCCTTGGATTTTCAAAGAAAGTTCTGTTACCAGCTCCACCCTTTTGAGTGCTGTGGTATAAGGCATATAATCCATAGTCAGCATCTCCTGTAACAGTTACCCAACCTAGAATGAACATATCATGTTCCCCTCTAGCTGTTCTGTCTAGGTATGCACCCCATTCTAAAGTCTCGATTGTAACATCTATACCTATTTCTTTTAATTGAGCTTGAACTATAGTAGCAATTTGTCTCCTTATTGGATTATCATTGGTCCAAATAGTTGTTTTGAAACCATTTTCAAATCCCGCTTGTTTTAAAAGTTCTTTAGCTTTTTCTACATTATATTCATATTCTTTAACATTTGGGTTAGCTCCAAACACTTGTGGAGGAATAGGCGAATTAGCAATTTTGCCTGCACCAAATAGTACAGTATCTACGATATCTTGTCTATTGATTGCATAGTTAATAGCCTGTCTTACTTCTTTAATGTTGAAAGGCTCTTTGTTCATATTGAAACCAATATAAGCAATTGCTAAAGATGGTTCTTCAATTAAATCTAAATCAGGGTGATTTATTACTTTACTCTTATCAATTGGCTCAATATCATAAGCAATATCTACTTCACCGGTTTCTAGGGCTATAGTTCTATTTGTTCCTTCAGTGATATTTCTAAATACAACGGTCTTAATTTTCGGTGCACCAGCAAAGTGTTCTTCAAAGGCTTCTAAAGTAATACTATCACCTGATTGCCATGATACAAATTTGAATGGTCCAGTACCTACTGGATTAGTACCATAATCATCTCCTGCTTCAGTAACAGCCTTTTCATTTAAAATTGAAGCTGCTGTGTGGGCAAGATGAGCTAAAATTGGAGCAAATGGCTCTTTTAATCTAATAACAACTTTATAATCTTCTGGAGCTTCTACTGATTCGATAAAAGATACGATGTGAGCTACTTGTCCAGAACCAACCATTCTGTCTAAAGTAAACTTAACGTCACTTGCCTTTAATTCTTCTCCGTTGTGGAATTTAACACCTTGTCTTAAAGTAAATTCCCAAGTAAGTTCATCAACTTGTTCCCACTTAGTAGCTAAAACAGGTACGATGTTCATGTTTTCGTCCATTGCTACCAATGTGTTGTAAATTTGTTTCATCACCCTTGCAGAAGGTTGATCATTAGTAGCATGGGGATCTAATGTCTTAGCATCTGCACCTTGAGCTACAATTATTGTGTCTGGTTCTCCTGCCTCTTGTTTGCCACATCCAGTTAATGCTACTGCAAATAGCATAACCACTACTAAAAGAGATATAATTTTTTTCATTTGCAACAATCCCTCCCATAATTTTTATATAACCATAAGTTATTAACCAAATTGAGTTAATAACTTAAAAATAATCAAAATTTGTTCTTGTGTTAATATTTTAAAATTCATATTATATTTTTTTATTTTGTAAATATATTTTTTCTTATTTCATATGATAATATACATCTTTCACATTGTCAATAAAAAATATTTCAAAAAATTACCCCCCCTAATGGGGGTTGCTAGCTCCTGCTAAATATCCTGTTGAAAAAGCTATTTGCAAATTAAAACCACCGGTATAAGCATCGACATCTAAGACTTCTCCGGCAAAGTATAAACCTTTTACTAATTTAGATTCCATTGTGGAAGGATTGACTTCCTTTACATCTATTCCTCCAGCAGTAACCATTGCTTCAGAAAATCCCCGCAAGTTTACTGGTGTTAAAGTCAAACTTTGCAAAAATTTAACTAAGTTATTTCTCTCTTCTCTAGAAATTTGATTTACCCCTTTATCCCCTGGAATTTTACTCCCTTTAACTACAATTTCAGCCATCCTTTTAGGAAGTAAGGCTTCTAAAGAGTTGATAAATATTTTCCTAGAATTTAGGGTGAAAAGTTCCTGTAATTTTACATCTAGCTCCTTTTCAGATAAATGGGGAAATAAATTTAGAACTATTTGGTAATTCCCAACTTTAAGATCTTTAATATGTCCACTTATTGACAATACTAAAGGTCCAGATATTCCGTAATGGGTAAATAACATATCCCCTGTTTCACTAAATACTTGTCTTTTATTTTCCCATAAAGTTAATTCTACCCCTTTTAAAGCTAAACCCTGTAATTCCTTTACCCAAGGCTCTTTTATTACCAATGGTGTTAATGCCGGTTTAGGTTCAATTATTTTATGACCTAATTCTTCAGCTATTTTATACCCATCTCCAGTGGATCCTGTTTTTGGATATGATTTACCTCCAGTGGCAATGATAACTTTATCACATAAAAGCTCAGCACCATTTTCTAATAATACTCCCTTTACTTTCCCATTTTGAGTAATAACAGAATTTACTGGTGAGGAATATTGAATTTCAACTCCATTATCTTCTGCGTATTTTTTTAAGGCTTTCACCACATCAATGGCTTTATCGGTAAGGGGGAATACCCTTCCACCTTTTTCTTCCTTCGTTTTAACCCCTAATTTATGGAGTAAATTTATTAAATCATTATTGGTAAAGGTATAAAATGCACTATAAAGGAATTCTTTGTTATGCACTACATTGGCAATATGTTCTTCCATATCACAGGTATTAGTAACATTACACCGACCATTTCCCGTTAAAAGGAGTTTTTTCCCTACTTCTTTGTTTTTTTCTAAAAGGGTAACATTTCCTTTAAAACTGGCAGCGGTGGCAGCCGCTAAAAGTCCTGCTGGTCCTCCTCCTACTACTATTACTTTATCCATTTTGAGCCTTTAGCCTCCCTATAAGTTTTGTATTTCTTTTGATAATCTTATCATTTTTAACGGCCATAGCCACAGCCTTTTTGGTTCCCACAATGACCATTATTTTTTTAGCCCTAGTAACTCCGGTATATAACAGATTTCTCTGGAGCATTAAATAATGCTGAGTAGTTAAAGGCATTACTACAATTTTATATTCACTACCTTGACTTTTGTGGACAGTAGTGGCATAGGCTAAAACTACTTGGTCTAATTCTGTTACATCATAACTCACTTGATTATCGTCAAAGGTAATTATTAAAGTTCTATCTTCACTATTTATAGCAGTGATTTTACCGATATCACCATTGAAAACATTTTTATCATAATTATTTTTGATCTGCATTACCTTATCCCCTAATTTATATGTGGTACCACCATATTTGATGAAAATAGAGGATTTATTTAATACATCTTGTAATACGATATTTAAATTTGCTGTCCCCGTTTCTCCCCGCTGCATTGGACAAAGGACTTGTATATCATCTATAGGATTTACCTTGTAATATTTAGGTAAACGGATGGAGCATAGGTTTTTTATTTGTTCTACCACTTTTGAGGGTTCATCCTCTTCTATAAAGAAAAAGTCACTATCTTTACCACTATTTAATTGGGGAAATTGGCCTTTATTGATTTTATGGGCATTGGTAATTATAGCACTTCCTTGGGCTTGACGAAAAATTTTAGTCAGTTTAACGACATTGACAACTCCCGATTGTATGATATCATTTAAAACATTTCCCGGTCCTACCGATGGGAGCTGGTCAACATCCCCAACTAGAATTACCACTGTATCGTCCTTAACACCTTTTAATAAGTTGTACATTAAAACAATGTCTACCATAGAAGTTTCATCGATAATTAACACATCACAGGTTAAGGGATTTTCACTATTTTTTGCATATCCCCCCTGGGGCTTATATTCTAAAAGGCGGTGGATTGTTTTACTTTCAAGGCCGGTAGTCTCTGTCATCCTTTTAGCTGCTCTACCGGTAGGTGCCGCTAACTGGACTTTAGCACCTAAACTTTGGAATCCTTTAATAACTCCTAAAGTAGTGGTAGTTTTTCCCGTTCCCGGTCCCCCTGTTAGTACCATAAATTTAGATTTAATTGCCATTTTTATTCCTTGCCTTTGTACCTCATCATAGGATATTCTGTGTACCTTTTCTATCCTTTGAATAATTGGCTCTACATTTATTTCTCCATATGGACTTTTTTTACTGATAATTTCCTTTATTCTCTTTGCTACACCTAACTCACTATGGTAAAGGGGAGGAAGGTATATGGCTCCTTCATCTAAAATTATTTTATTTTCTTCAACCATTGGCTGTATGTATTTTTCCAATATCCTTTCTTCTACCCCTAATATCTCCTTACCTTTTTTCAAAAGTTCCTCTAAAGTTGCATAACAATGACCTTCATTGGCCAATTCATTTAATACATATATTAAACCAGAACTACATCTAGGATAGGCGTCTTGTTCAAACCCCATTTGTCTGGCAATTTTATCTGCCGTTTTAAACCCAATACCCCAAATATCATCGGTTAAGCGGTAAGGGTTTTCTTTCACTATTTCTAAACTTTCATCTCCATATGTTTTATATATTTTAACTGCATAGGTTGCGGAAATTCCTTGGCTTTGCAAAAACAGCATGACATTTTTTATTTCTTTTTGTTCTTGCCAGCCTTTTTTGATCATTTCCACCCTTTTTGGGCCTATCCCTTCCACCTCTAACAGTTTTTCTGGGGTTTCTTCAATAATTTTTATAGAATTTTCTTTGAATTTTTCCACAATTTTTTTGGCGTAAACAGGTCCTATTCCTTTGATTAAACCACTACCTAAGTATTTTTGAATCCCATAGGTTGTTGCAGGTACCAGCTCTTGATAATCAACTACTACAAATTGTTTGCCAAATTTAGAATCCACCTTCCAATAACCAGTTAATTTTATAATTGAACCTATATTGACAGATGCTAAATTACCTACAACGGTAATTAAGTCAGGGGAATTTTTCACTTTTATCTTTATTACGGAAAATCCATTTTCTTCATTTTGGAAAGTAATTCGCTCTACAACACCAGTTAAATTTTCCATCTCACCACATCCATTGCAAAATAATTTATTTTTTAAATTCGTGAAAAATCCCCTTATTCCTCCTTTAGTTAAAAAGTTTTTAAAGCTATGATAATAGTTTTTTTAATCCTTTTAACCCCCGGCTGTGGTATTTTGCTACCGTTGAATAATGGATCCCTAAATATATTGCTATTTCTGACATAGAAAGGTTATAAAAGTATTTTAATGTAATAACTTTATGTTGCATTGGGGAAAGTTTTTCAATTGCCATCTTTAACCTTTGATATTCTTCCTCTAGAATAATCTGGTTTTCTATTACCTTATCGGGAGTATTTTCATCAACTATATAAAAGTCCTCTACTAAAAGGGGCTTTTTATTATTTTTCCTCACCCAATCTTTTACTACTCCCCGAATCCTTGCCATGAGAAAACACTCTAATTTCCCTTTTTGGGGATCAAATTCTGTTAAAGAAGTCAAAATTTTAACTACACATTGTTGATAAACATCCTCCCTCTCATCAAAGGGGATTTGGTATTTATTAATAAAATAATAAATCCCTTTTTCCATTGATTTAATAATTTCTTCTTTATTCATCTTTTCTCCTTTTTGTTGACTAGCCAACGGTTTATTCCTAGGTAAGATTATTATTCCATACTTACCATAATCAGACAAACATATGTTCTATAAATAAAAAAAGGAAAAAAGGGAAAATTAGTTAATTTTCTATATAGTATAAAGGGAAATTCCTGTAATTTTTGCAGTTTTAGCCTTAGATTACAAATGGACAACAAAAAAAGAGTTTCAATGAGAAACCCTTTTCTTTTAAACTTTAAGATATTTCTTCTAAAAAAGCCTTTACACCTTCCTCCGTTGTCGCCCAAGATGTAACAAGTCTGATTGCTGAAAAATCATCATCAATTTTACACCAAGTATAAAAGGCGAACTTCCTTTCTAATCTCTCTATTAAATTATTAGGTAAGATGGGAAAAATCTGATTTGAAACCGGTGGAGTTAAAAATCTAAAGCCCCTTTTCTCTATACCTTCCTTTAGTTTTTCTGCCATTAAATTGGCATGTTCCGCTAATCTAAAGTACAGATCATCTTTAAATAACTCTAAAAACTGAATCCCCAAAAGCCTTCCCTTTGCTAACAATGCTCCCCTTTGTTTAATATAAAACCGGAAGTCTTCCATTAATTCTTGATTATTAATGACAATAGCTTCTCCAATTAAAGCTCCGTTTTTTGTACCACCTATGTAAAAAACATCGGTCAATTTCCCTAAATCCTCTAAAGTTAAGTCATTTTCCTTTGAAAGAAGGGCAGAGCCTAATCTCGCTCCATCTAAGAACAAATAAAGACCGTTATTTTGGCAGTAAGCGTAAATCTCTTCAAGTTCCCTTTTTTTATATACAGTACCAACCTCTGTGGTATTAGAGATATATACCATTTTAGGTTTTACCATATGTTCATCTACATGAAATTCCACTATTTCCTTAATTTTATCAACTGTTAATTTGCCATTTTCACTTTTAATAGTATTAATTTTATGGCCTGTCGCTTCTACAGCCCCTGTTTCATGGATGTTAATATGTCCAGTTTCTGCGGATATCACCGATTGGTAGGGTTTTAATGCTGAAGAAATCACAATTAAATTGGCTTGGGTTCCTCCAGAAACAAAGTGGATTTCACCTTTGGATTTAATTTTAGCTTTAATAGCCTCTTTGGCCAGTTTACTATACTTGTCTTCCCCATAACCTTCTTGCTGTTCTAAATTAGTTTCCATCAATGCCTTTAAAATATTAGGATGGGCCCCTTCGCTATAATCATTTTTAAAACTATACATATAGTACCACAGCTCCTTAATAACTTTTTAATATATTATATCATAAAAAGCTGTAGCCTTACTTTAATTCTATTTAATTACAAACATTTTAGGATCAGTATGGGCATTTACCCCTATCATTCCCCCTTTAGGGGTATTAATTTGATAATGGAGATGGGGCCCTGTACTTTTTCCTGTGGAACCATTAAGGCCAATTACTTCTCCCTCAGTTACCCTCTCCCCCACTTTTTTAAACCTTTGCTGGAGATGGGCAAAGAGGTGAATATATCCACCTTGATCTTCTATTCCAATTAAATTACCCCAACCATTGTAGTAACCGGAATAAATAATTTTTCCTCCAATGGGGACGGAAATTTCTGCACCTAATGGTTTTCCAGCAAAATCTATCCCCCGATGGAAGCTGTTATTACCTGTAAAGGGGTCCCTCCTAATTCCATAGTCAGAACTTATAATCCAACCTTTTCTTAAATAAAACTCTACTACTCCTTCCCTTCCCCCTGTAACCCCCTTTAATTCCCCTAAAAATATTTGTTGGCCAGGATAAATTAAATTTGGATTTTTTATATCTGGATTTAATTCTAGTAACCTTTTGAGGGTCAAGCCATTACCTTTAGCTATTCTGTATAGAGTATCCCCCTTTTTTACAGTATAAATCATCAAAATCCCTCCCTATCCTAAAATATTTTTCTTTTATCTCGATCTATATAATGCAGTTTGTAAAAATAATTATCACTTTTCAAGGAGTTTTAGTTTATAAAATTTTGGTTAGAAAAAATAGCCCCCCTTAAAAATAAGGAGGGTTTATTTTACCTTTGTTTAAAATATAATGGCAGATATTCATAAATCGATTTTATTTCTCCACCTTTACCTTCTTCCCAACCATATAAAGCGTACCCGAAGGCAAATGGCATTTCTACCTCTTTCCCATCTTCGTCGATATACGATGAAATGGAATTTTCAAAATACAACATCCCAAATCCTGGGGCAAATCCTCTCCTTTCAACATATCTTTTATTTGGATATCCCTCTATTCCTTCAATAACCGTTTCGGTATGATAAACCTTTTTATTCGGGTAATCTGGTATGAGTTCTATTTTGAAGATAGTTGTCGTCACTGTTCTGGAAATAGTTTCACCTTCTAAAACTACTTGATAAGTCCAAGTATTCCCTACTTCTAAGGGAAGTTTTAGTACAATCTGATTCGGAATTATTGAGTTTAAACTTTTAGTCTTTCTATTAAAGTAATCATTTACCCGTACCGTTTCTATTACCTTATCCTCTTCAACGGTGTATTGTACTGTAAATGTCCTTTCACCAAATTCATCTCCTGCACCATCATTCATTTTCCCATCATAAACTATTATCCCTTGACTACCTTCTTTTTTAACGTCACTTCTAGTGAGGATGTGTCCATATTCTGCCATTCCATCATAATATAAAGTTACTTTTTCTTCACTGTAAAATATTTCAAACAAATCTTCACTATATTTTGTTTCATCTCCTCCTTGGCAGCCAACAATTAGAAGGGAAATTAAAATTAAAATTATTATTTTTTTCACATACTATTCTTCCCTTTCATTTAATATACTTTTAAATAAAACTATTTATAGGTAGTATTCTACTTTAACACACTTACCAATAACCGTTATTTCCCTTTGATTTATATTTATTTTTTCCTTACCATCCAATAAATAAATTTGATTTAATTCCTTAACTAATTTACCCACTACATTTTTATTGTTTAACTTATATAAATAGACCTGATTACTTTGAATTTCTTCTTGCTTATAAACCATGATTACATCCTTTTCTTTAATTCTCAAGTCCTCTAAATTTTTACCTTTGTATTGAATAAAGAGTAACTTATCCCAGCGAAAACCATCAATTTTCTTGTCAATAACCGGTAAATCCTTATAACCTACTACCTCCCACTTCTCCATATCATAGATAGGAAACTTCTTAATGACATTGGCTAAGGCATCTGCCCATTGACCTTGTGGCGTAATAGGTGTGAACTGGTTAACTGTTTCTTGTTTTAGTTTTTTATCTGTTGCCTTCTTTTGTTCTATATTTTCTTGAATTATTTCTTCTAATTTTACCCCTAATTTTTTTAAAATATTCTCCCCTACCTTTTCATTAACTACCTTTCTCCCTCCTTCCACTTCAATTATAAAACTTTCTGCTACACCACACATTTTAGCTAATTGTTTTTCTGTTAATTTTTTGTTCAACCTAGCTTCTTTAATTTTTTGTCCCAATGTATTCATTTCCATCACCTTTCTAATTACATTTTAATAATTTCCTTAGATCCAGTTATTCTTCCTTTACCTTGTGATTTACTGTGGTATAAAGCTAAATCCGCTTTTCTAAATACCTCTTTATAATTTTCTAACCCTTCCCTGACATGAAATCCTATTGATACCCCTAAATTAACCTTATGATTAGAAGGAAGAATTTCTAATGATTCAAAATCTCCTTTGATTTTTTCCGCTATTTTAAAGACTTTATTATCAAATTCTTCTTCCTTTTTATTAACTAAAATAATGGCAAATTCGTCGCCACCGTAACGACCTACATAATCTTCTGGCT
It includes:
- a CDS encoding threonine aldolase family protein; protein product: MYSFKNDYSEGAHPNILKALMETNLEQQEGYGEDKYSKLAKEAIKAKIKSKGEIHFVSGGTQANLIVISSALKPYQSVISAETGHINIHETGAVEATGHKINTIKSENGKLTVDKIKEIVEFHVDEHMVKPKMVYISNTTEVGTVYKKRELEEIYAYCQNNGLYLFLDGARLGSALLSKENDLTLEDLGKLTDVFYIGGTKNGALIGEAIVINNQELMEDFRFYIKQRGALLAKGRLLGIQFLELFKDDLYFRLAEHANLMAEKLKEGIEKRGFRFLTPPVSNQIFPILPNNLIERLERKFAFYTWCKIDDDFSAIRLVTSWATTEEGVKAFLEEIS
- a CDS encoding ABC transporter permease, giving the protein MKDLKDNVIVGTLNGNGKKTKKRSLWAEVVRRMAKNKMAMLGLAILLTIILLAIFAEVIAPYEEVAIKQNLSNRLQGPSRGNWLGTDEFGRDIFARLIHGARVSLQVGIVAVGIAIFIGGSLGAIAGYYGGRIDNFIMRAMDIFLAIPSILLAIAIVSALGSSLFNLMLAIGISSVPSYARIVRASVLSIREQEFVEAAKAIGANDFKIISKHIIPNALAPVIVQGTLGVAGAILSTAGLSFIGLGIQEPAPEWGAMLAGGRAYLRDAWHVTTFPGLTIMITILALNLLGDGLRDALDPKLKQ
- the nikB gene encoding nickel ABC transporter permease, with amino-acid sequence MVKYILKRLLMLIPVILGVTFIVFTIMYMTPGDPAQMMLGEKAPEAAVEALREEMGLNDPFLVQYFRFVGNAARGNFGRSYISKREVSIEIINRFPATLQLATFGVLIAVIIGIPVGIISATRQYSIFDSVSMFFALLGVSMPNFWQGLMLILIFAVSLRWLPSSGYGSFQHIILPALTLGTSAAAIITRMTRSSMLEVIRQDYIRTARAKGVAENKVILKHALKNALIPIITVVGLQFGYLLGGAVLTETVFSWPGIGRLLVEAIRQKDTPMVQACVVFIAVTFSIVNLAVDILYAFVDPRIKSQYK
- a CDS encoding sigma-70 family RNA polymerase sigma factor, which produces MASQQKGEKMNKEEIIKSMEKGIYYFINKYQIPFDEREDVYQQCVVKILTSLTEFDPQKGKLECFLMARIRGVVKDWVRKNNKKPLLVEDFYIVDENTPDKVIENQIILEEEYQRLKMAIEKLSPMQHKVITLKYFYNLSMSEIAIYLGIHYSTVAKYHSRGLKGLKKLLS
- a CDS encoding ATP-dependent RecD-like DNA helicase → MENLTGVVERITFQNEENGFSVIKIKVKNSPDLITVVGNLASVNIGSIIKLTGYWKVDSKFGKQFVVVDYQELVPATTYGIQKYLGSGLIKGIGPVYAKKIVEKFKENSIKIIEETPEKLLEVEGIGPKRVEMIKKGWQEQKEIKNVMLFLQSQGISATYAVKIYKTYGDESLEIVKENPYRLTDDIWGIGFKTADKIARQMGFEQDAYPRCSSGLIYVLNELANEGHCYATLEELLKKGKEILGVEERILEKYIQPMVEENKIILDEGAIYLPPLYHSELGVAKRIKEIISKKSPYGEINVEPIIQRIEKVHRISYDEVQRQGIKMAIKSKFMVLTGGPGTGKTTTTLGVIKGFQSLGAKVQLAAPTGRAAKRMTETTGLESKTIHRLLEYKPQGGYAKNSENPLTCDVLIIDETSMVDIVLMYNLLKGVKDDTVVILVGDVDQLPSVGPGNVLNDIIQSGVVNVVKLTKIFRQAQGSAIITNAHKINKGQFPQLNSGKDSDFFFIEEDEPSKVVEQIKNLCSIRLPKYYKVNPIDDIQVLCPMQRGETGTANLNIVLQDVLNKSSIFIKYGGTTYKLGDKVMQIKNNYDKNVFNGDIGKITAINSEDRTLIITFDDNQVSYDVTELDQVVLAYATTVHKSQGSEYKIVVMPLTTQHYLMLQRNLLYTGVTRAKKIMVIVGTKKAVAMAVKNDKIIKRNTKLIGRLKAQNG
- a CDS encoding NAD(P)/FAD-dependent oxidoreductase, which codes for MDKVIVVGGGPAGLLAAATAASFKGNVTLLEKNKEVGKKLLLTGNGRCNVTNTCDMEEHIANVVHNKEFLYSAFYTFTNNDLINLLHKLGVKTKEEKGGRVFPLTDKAIDVVKALKKYAEDNGVEIQYSSPVNSVITQNGKVKGVLLENGAELLCDKVIIATGGKSYPKTGSTGDGYKIAEELGHKIIEPKPALTPLVIKEPWVKELQGLALKGVELTLWENKRQVFSETGDMLFTHYGISGPLVLSISGHIKDLKVGNYQIVLNLFPHLSEKELDVKLQELFTLNSRKIFINSLEALLPKRMAEIVVKGSKIPGDKGVNQISREERNNLVKFLQSLTLTPVNLRGFSEAMVTAGGIDVKEVNPSTMESKLVKGLYFAGEVLDVDAYTGGFNLQIAFSTGYLAGASNPH
- a CDS encoding ABC transporter ATP-binding protein — protein: MKERLLDIKNLTIHYITEDGTVKAVNGIDIQLNSGETLGLVGETGAGKTTTALGIMRLVPNPPGKILGGRIIFEGKDLLELSEEEMRKIRGNKISMIFQDPMTSLNPVMTVGEQIAEVIQIHQKLNDKEALEKAKEMLELVGIPGVRHSNYPHEFSGGMKQRVVIAIALACNPQLLIADEPTTALDVTIQAQVLEMMKKLKEEFNTSMILITHDLGVVAEVCDKVAIMYAGEIIESASIEDLYTNPKHPYTVGLFGSIPNIEEDVKRLNPIKGLMPDPTNLPSGCPFHPRCPKAKDICKEQVPATTDLGNGHKVRCLIYQGLVEA
- a CDS encoding glutathione ABC transporter substrate-binding protein — encoded protein: MKKIISLLVVVMLFAVALTGCGKQEAGEPDTIIVAQGADAKTLDPHATNDQPSARVMKQIYNTLVAMDENMNIVPVLATKWEQVDELTWEFTLRQGVKFHNGEELKASDVKFTLDRMVGSGQVAHIVSFIESVEAPEDYKVVIRLKEPFAPILAHLAHTAASILNEKAVTEAGDDYGTNPVGTGPFKFVSWQSGDSITLEAFEEHFAGAPKIKTVVFRNITEGTNRTIALETGEVDIAYDIEPIDKSKVINHPDLDLIEEPSLAIAYIGFNMNKEPFNIKEVRQAINYAINRQDIVDTVLFGAGKIANSPIPPQVFGANPNVKEYEYNVEKAKELLKQAGFENGFKTTIWTNDNPIRRQIATIVQAQLKEIGIDVTIETLEWGAYLDRTARGEHDMFILGWVTVTGDADYGLYALYHSTQKGGAGNRTFFENPRVDELLEQARVSIDFEERERLYHEAQEIIVEEAPVALLYYSTQNVGLNKKVQGFKLHPAGHHSLFGVSK